One stretch of Streptomyces sp. MMBL 11-1 DNA includes these proteins:
- a CDS encoding NADP-dependent isocitrate dehydrogenase, translated as MTDSTIIYTHTDEAPALATYSFLPVVEAYASTAGVTVERRDISLAGRIIASFPEHLKAEQRIDDALAELGELARTPGANIIKLPNISASIPQLKAAIAELQEQGYALPDYPDEARTDADKDVRARYDKVKGSAVNPVLREGNSDRRAPASVKNYAKAHPHRMGAWTADSKTNVATMGVDDFRSTEKSAVVAEDGSLRIELHGDDGTTTVLRESVPVLKGEVVDAAVMRVAALREFFTAQVARAKAEGVLFSVHLKATMMKVSDPIIFGHAVRAFFPNTFAKYGEQLAAAGLTPNDGLGGILKGLDSLPDVGAEIQASFEAELAEGPALAMVDSDKGITNLHVPSDVIVDASMPAMIRTSGHMWGPDGNEADTIAVLPDSSYAGVYQVVIDDCRANGAFDPSTMGSVPNVGLMAQKAEEYGSHDKTFEIPATGTVRVVDANGAVVLEQAVGAGDIFRMCQTKDLPIQDWVKLAVTRARATGNPAVFWLDETRAHDANLIAKVKTYLADHDTDGLDISIKSPVEATAFSLERIRRGEDTISVTGNVLRDYLTDLFPILELGTSAKMLSVVPLMNGGGLFETGAGGSAPKHVQQLVKENYLRWDSLGEFLALAVSFEHLATTTDNARAQVLADTLDRATGTFLNEDKSPSRRLGGIDNRGSHFYLALYWAQELARQTDDAKLAEAFAPLAKTLTEQEETIVAELIAVQGSPAEIGGYFQPDPAKAEAIMRPSATFNQAIATLG; from the coding sequence GTGACTGACTCGACCATCATCTATACGCACACCGACGAGGCCCCTGCCCTGGCGACCTACTCGTTCCTGCCCGTCGTCGAGGCCTACGCCTCGACCGCAGGCGTCACGGTCGAGCGCCGTGACATCTCCCTCGCGGGCCGGATCATCGCCAGTTTCCCGGAGCACCTCAAGGCCGAGCAGCGTATCGATGACGCACTCGCCGAGCTCGGCGAGCTGGCCAGGACCCCCGGCGCGAACATCATCAAGCTGCCGAACATCTCGGCCTCGATCCCGCAGCTCAAGGCCGCCATCGCCGAGCTCCAGGAGCAGGGCTACGCCCTTCCGGACTACCCGGACGAGGCGCGGACCGACGCGGACAAGGACGTCCGCGCCCGCTACGACAAGGTCAAGGGCAGCGCCGTGAACCCGGTGCTGCGCGAGGGCAACTCCGACCGCCGCGCCCCCGCGTCCGTCAAGAACTACGCCAAGGCCCACCCGCACCGCATGGGCGCCTGGACTGCCGACTCGAAGACGAACGTCGCCACGATGGGCGTCGACGACTTCCGCTCCACCGAGAAGTCCGCGGTCGTCGCGGAGGACGGTTCGCTCCGCATCGAGCTGCACGGTGACGACGGCACCACCACCGTGCTCCGCGAGTCCGTACCCGTCCTCAAGGGCGAGGTCGTCGACGCGGCCGTCATGCGCGTCGCCGCGCTGCGCGAGTTCTTCACCGCGCAGGTCGCCCGCGCCAAGGCCGAGGGCGTGCTGTTCTCCGTGCACCTCAAGGCCACCATGATGAAGGTCTCCGACCCCATCATCTTCGGCCACGCGGTCCGCGCGTTCTTCCCGAACACCTTCGCCAAGTACGGCGAGCAGCTCGCGGCGGCCGGCCTCACCCCGAACGACGGCCTGGGCGGCATCCTCAAGGGCCTCGACTCGCTTCCGGACGTGGGCGCCGAGATCCAGGCGTCCTTCGAGGCCGAGCTGGCCGAGGGCCCCGCCCTCGCGATGGTCGACTCGGACAAGGGCATCACCAACCTGCACGTCCCCAGTGACGTCATCGTCGACGCCTCCATGCCCGCCATGATCCGCACCTCGGGTCACATGTGGGGCCCCGACGGCAACGAGGCCGACACCATCGCCGTCCTCCCGGACAGCAGCTACGCCGGTGTCTACCAGGTCGTCATCGACGACTGCCGCGCCAACGGCGCCTTCGACCCGTCGACCATGGGCTCCGTGCCCAACGTCGGTCTGATGGCGCAGAAGGCCGAGGAGTACGGCAGCCACGACAAGACCTTCGAGATCCCCGCCACCGGCACCGTGCGCGTCGTCGACGCGAACGGCGCGGTCGTGCTGGAGCAGGCCGTCGGCGCCGGTGACATCTTCCGGATGTGCCAGACGAAGGACCTGCCGATCCAGGACTGGGTCAAGCTCGCGGTCACCCGCGCCCGCGCCACCGGCAACCCGGCCGTGTTCTGGCTGGACGAGACCCGCGCGCACGACGCCAACCTGATCGCCAAGGTGAAGACGTACCTCGCCGACCACGACACGGACGGCCTGGACATCTCCATCAAGTCCCCGGTCGAGGCCACCGCCTTCTCCCTGGAGCGCATCCGCCGCGGCGAGGACACCATCTCCGTCACCGGCAACGTGCTCCGTGACTACCTCACCGACCTCTTCCCGATCCTGGAGCTCGGCACCAGCGCGAAGATGCTCTCCGTCGTCCCGCTGATGAACGGCGGCGGCCTCTTCGAGACCGGTGCGGGCGGCTCGGCGCCCAAGCACGTCCAGCAGCTCGTCAAGGAGAACTACCTCCGCTGGGACAGCCTGGGCGAGTTCCTGGCCCTCGCGGTCAGCTTCGAGCACCTGGCGACCACCACGGACAACGCGCGGGCGCAGGTCCTCGCCGACACCCTGGACCGGGCGACGGGCACCTTCCTCAACGAGGACAAGTCCCCGAGCCGTCGCCTCGGCGGCATCGACAACCGCGGCAGCCACTTCTACCTGGCCCTGTACTGGGCCCAGGAGCTGGCGCGGCAGACCGACGACGCGAAGCTCGCCGAGGCGTTCGCGCCGCTCGCCAAGACGCTGACCGAGCAGGAGGAGACCATCGTCGCCGAGCTGATCGCGGTGCAGGGCTCCCCGGCCGAGATCGGCGGCTACTTCCAGCCCGACCCGGCCAAGGCCGAGGCGATCATGCGCCCGTCCGCCACGTTCAACCAGGCCATCGCGACCCTCGGCTGA
- a CDS encoding molybdopterin-dependent oxidoreductase, translating into MTTVRITRKALTRSTLAALSGLLAGWASLAVAELVSAAVRPEAGPVTAVGGAAIDRTPAGVKDWAIRNFGEDDKLVLQLGIVVTLALFALAVGLLALRHRRAGSATVLLFGAVGAAAAVGRPDSTGLVDGLPSLLGAVVGAVLLYVLIGRLTRPHRITGQERGRGSGQDDEQEREAGWDRRGFVIAATAAAAASTAAGAVGRMLNGRSSRNAVASREAVTLPAPASPARPVPAGVQVRARGISSFTTPNDTFYRVDTALVVPKVDADSWRLRIHGKGVRRDLEFTYQDLLERPLIEREITLTCVSNEVGGPYVGHARWIGVRLADLLREAGVKPPSRRGPADQLVARSVDGMTLGTPVEDVMDGRDAMLALGMNGEPLPFVHGFPVRMVVPGLYGYVSACKWIEDIELTTFDAYDPYWVKRDWAREAPIKTQSRIDTPKPFGRPEAGTVMVAGVAWAQHRGIEKVEIRVDDGPWRPAQLAEEATVDTWRQWSYPWKATPGVHTLTVRATDGTGELQTEERTRTVPDGASGRHSVVVTVD; encoded by the coding sequence ATGACGACCGTGAGGATCACCCGGAAAGCACTGACCCGCTCCACGCTCGCCGCCCTGAGCGGACTCCTCGCGGGATGGGCCTCGCTGGCCGTCGCCGAGCTCGTCTCGGCGGCCGTCCGGCCCGAGGCGGGTCCCGTGACAGCGGTCGGCGGAGCGGCCATCGACCGGACGCCCGCCGGGGTGAAGGACTGGGCGATCCGGAACTTCGGCGAGGACGACAAGCTCGTCCTGCAACTCGGCATCGTCGTCACGCTCGCCCTCTTCGCCCTGGCCGTCGGCCTGTTGGCGCTGCGGCACCGGCGGGCCGGCTCCGCGACCGTCCTGCTCTTCGGTGCGGTCGGCGCGGCGGCCGCCGTCGGCAGGCCGGACTCCACGGGCCTCGTGGACGGTCTGCCGTCCCTGCTGGGGGCGGTCGTCGGGGCCGTACTGCTGTACGTCCTCATCGGCCGGCTCACCCGCCCGCACCGGATCACCGGTCAGGAGCGGGGGCGGGGGAGCGGGCAGGACGACGAGCAGGAGCGCGAGGCCGGCTGGGACCGGCGGGGCTTCGTGATCGCCGCCACGGCCGCGGCCGCCGCGTCCACCGCGGCGGGCGCCGTCGGCCGGATGCTGAACGGCCGCAGCAGCCGGAACGCCGTCGCCTCCCGCGAGGCCGTGACGCTGCCGGCGCCGGCCTCACCCGCGCGACCGGTCCCGGCGGGCGTACAGGTGAGGGCCCGCGGCATCAGCTCCTTCACCACGCCGAACGACACGTTCTACCGCGTGGACACCGCCCTCGTGGTCCCCAAGGTCGACGCGGACTCCTGGCGGCTCCGCATCCACGGCAAGGGCGTACGGCGCGACCTGGAGTTCACCTACCAGGACCTGCTGGAACGCCCGTTGATCGAGCGGGAGATCACGCTCACCTGCGTCTCCAACGAGGTCGGCGGCCCCTACGTCGGCCACGCCAGGTGGATCGGCGTCCGGCTCGCCGACCTGCTCAGGGAGGCCGGGGTGAAGCCGCCGTCCCGGCGCGGCCCGGCCGACCAGCTCGTCGCCCGGTCCGTGGACGGCATGACGCTCGGCACCCCCGTCGAGGACGTCATGGACGGCCGCGACGCGATGCTCGCGCTCGGGATGAACGGCGAACCGCTGCCCTTCGTCCACGGATTCCCCGTCCGCATGGTCGTCCCCGGCCTGTACGGGTACGTCTCGGCCTGCAAGTGGATCGAGGACATCGAGCTCACCACGTTCGACGCGTACGACCCGTACTGGGTGAAGCGCGACTGGGCGCGCGAGGCCCCGATCAAGACCCAGTCCCGGATCGACACCCCCAAGCCCTTCGGGCGCCCGGAGGCCGGAACGGTCATGGTGGCCGGAGTGGCCTGGGCCCAGCACCGCGGCATCGAGAAGGTCGAGATCCGGGTGGACGACGGGCCGTGGCGCCCGGCGCAACTCGCCGAGGAGGCCACCGTCGACACCTGGCGCCAGTGGTCCTACCCCTGGAAGGCGACCCCCGGCGTCCACACCCTGACCGTCCGCGCCACCGACGGCACCGGCGAGCTCCAGACCGAGGAGCGCACCAGGACCGTCCCCGACGGCGCGAGCGGCCGGCACTCCGTCGTGGTGACCGTCGACTGA
- a CDS encoding protein kinase domain-containing protein, which yields MLGELLDRSPRRIGPYRTLARLGAGGMGEVYLGADTRPRRPHTGPQLVAVKTVRAELVGDPALRDRFRRETETARSVDSRFTARLLAADADAAEPWLATEYVAGPTLERAVRAAGPLPVETVHRLGLGLVRALRGIHHARVQHRDLKPTNILLGAEGPKVIDFGIARDFGAGTLTATGVMVGSPGYMSPEHVRGGRHVVAASDIFCLASVLCYAASGTPPFGEGPLAAVLYRISQADVDLTGVPDPVRELIEDCLHPDPSSRPDTTVLETRFRTVTDLPDAAYDGSLWPPGVRELVAADEAELAGLLEAAGAIAAAPPTMPGAPPVHSAETVTGPPPPPATPPAGPRSGPRRRTVVAVIAAALAAGVLGAFGLRALEGGGDDGDKASGAASGSPSPSASADIAPGAGLNRYGVDGSRYFPVDSTVRPDGWKPWSAKLDTRPWDCALNRVLLVCRTVDGGLAAVRASDGEPLWNAASPDPGGLPDRGNRGMRIPGNGSAPLIQGDTVVSAEAGMVRGRSAADGEVRWEHDTGLGPEAESVGNALLGDGVAFFTLGSGPSPTVHAYDVGTRKHLWKRSLVSHDAPMAASGMYGPDAFTEGRLIARTDGGMTAFGARTGEPTPLGVPGNGLCGAVLVHNGHIYCDTEKPANAGEAGEGTTVTLDAVTLRPVDEGGPRTALERNGAEGAVPANGMTYSLRFGAGGRVELTPHGPPHGTHTVAPPREEGEEGGEFPSMEPVIVGDTAVYADNRRLYTLPLDGDERARREIDGGPGDRGPAGLDSEHLAWAPHVISLGGALFVIYHDGTVRSMKLPA from the coding sequence ATGCTCGGTGAGCTCCTGGACCGTTCCCCCCGCCGGATCGGCCCCTACCGGACCCTCGCCCGCCTCGGCGCGGGAGGCATGGGCGAGGTGTATCTGGGGGCCGATACGCGGCCCCGGCGTCCCCACACCGGCCCGCAGCTCGTGGCCGTCAAGACGGTGAGGGCGGAACTGGTCGGCGACCCGGCGCTGCGCGACCGGTTCCGCCGGGAGACGGAGACGGCCCGCTCGGTCGACAGCCGGTTCACGGCCCGGCTGCTCGCCGCGGACGCGGATGCCGCGGAGCCGTGGCTGGCCACCGAGTACGTGGCGGGGCCGACCCTGGAGCGGGCGGTCCGCGCGGCGGGCCCCCTGCCGGTCGAAACGGTCCACCGCCTCGGTCTCGGCCTCGTACGGGCGCTGCGCGGCATCCACCACGCGCGGGTGCAGCACCGCGACCTGAAGCCGACGAACATCCTTCTCGGCGCCGAAGGTCCCAAGGTCATCGACTTCGGCATCGCCCGCGACTTCGGGGCCGGCACCCTGACGGCGACCGGCGTGATGGTCGGGTCGCCGGGCTACATGTCGCCGGAGCACGTGCGGGGCGGACGGCATGTGGTGGCCGCGTCGGACATCTTCTGCCTGGCGTCGGTGCTGTGTTACGCGGCGAGCGGTACGCCTCCGTTCGGGGAGGGTCCGCTGGCCGCCGTGCTCTACCGGATCTCGCAGGCCGACGTCGATCTGACGGGCGTACCGGACCCGGTGCGAGAACTGATCGAGGACTGTCTGCACCCGGACCCCTCGTCCCGCCCCGACACCACCGTCCTCGAGACCCGCTTCCGGACCGTGACCGACCTGCCGGACGCCGCGTACGACGGCAGCCTCTGGCCGCCCGGCGTACGGGAGTTGGTGGCGGCGGACGAGGCCGAACTGGCCGGACTGCTGGAGGCGGCGGGCGCGATCGCCGCCGCGCCCCCCACGATGCCGGGCGCGCCCCCGGTGCACAGCGCGGAAACGGTCACCGGCCCTCCGCCGCCTCCGGCGACCCCGCCGGCCGGCCCGCGGTCCGGACCGCGCCGGCGCACGGTCGTCGCCGTGATCGCGGCGGCGCTCGCCGCCGGTGTGCTCGGCGCCTTCGGGCTGCGGGCCCTGGAGGGCGGCGGGGACGACGGCGACAAGGCGTCCGGTGCCGCATCCGGCTCCCCCTCGCCCTCCGCGTCGGCGGACATCGCTCCCGGGGCCGGTCTCAACCGGTACGGCGTCGACGGCAGCCGCTACTTCCCCGTCGACTCGACGGTCCGTCCGGACGGCTGGAAGCCATGGTCGGCGAAGCTGGACACGCGCCCCTGGGACTGCGCCCTGAACCGTGTGCTGTTGGTCTGCCGCACCGTGGACGGAGGCCTCGCGGCGGTCCGCGCGTCCGACGGGGAACCGCTGTGGAACGCGGCGTCGCCCGACCCCGGCGGCCTGCCGGACAGGGGTAACCGTGGTATGCGCATTCCGGGCAACGGCAGCGCCCCCCTGATCCAGGGCGACACGGTCGTCTCCGCCGAGGCCGGCATGGTCCGCGGCCGGTCCGCCGCGGACGGAGAGGTCCGCTGGGAGCACGACACGGGTCTGGGGCCCGAGGCGGAGAGCGTCGGAAACGCACTGCTGGGCGACGGCGTCGCGTTCTTCACCCTGGGCTCCGGGCCGAGTCCGACCGTCCACGCCTACGACGTCGGCACGCGAAAACACCTCTGGAAGCGGTCCCTGGTGTCGCATGACGCGCCGATGGCCGCATCCGGGATGTACGGCCCCGACGCGTTCACGGAGGGCAGGCTCATCGCCCGGACGGACGGCGGCATGACCGCGTTCGGCGCGAGGACCGGGGAGCCGACTCCCCTGGGGGTGCCCGGGAACGGCTTGTGCGGTGCCGTGCTGGTCCACAACGGCCACATCTACTGCGACACCGAGAAGCCCGCGAACGCCGGGGAGGCAGGGGAGGGGACCACCGTGACGCTGGACGCGGTGACGCTGCGGCCGGTCGACGAAGGCGGCCCGCGCACCGCTCTCGAACGGAACGGGGCAGAGGGCGCGGTCCCCGCCAACGGCATGACGTACAGCCTGCGGTTCGGCGCTGGAGGCCGTGTCGAGCTCACACCCCATGGCCCTCCGCACGGGACCCACACGGTCGCCCCGCCCCGGGAGGAAGGGGAAGAGGGCGGAGAGTTTCCCTCCATGGAACCGGTGATCGTCGGAGACACGGCGGTGTACGCCGACAACCGTCGCCTCTACACACTGCCGTTGGACGGCGACGAGCGAGCCCGGCGTGAGATCGACGGCGGGCCGGGCGATCGAGGCCCGGCCGGCCTCGATTCCGAGCACCTGGCCTGGGCGCCGCACGTGATCTCCCTGGGCGGAGCGCTCTTCGTGATCTACCACGACGGAACCGTGCGGTCCATGAAGCTTCCCGCCTGA
- a CDS encoding protein kinase domain-containing protein, with protein MLRPLDADAPDHVGPYRLLAGLGSGGMGTVHLALPPDGGPDDLVALKTVRRDLDLEGDFRIRFRREAEAARAVRGPYVSALVGAEPEAERPWLATQYVAGPSLADAVARHGPLPVDAVRRLGADLARGLAAVHGARLVHRDLKPANVVLGASGPRLIDFGIAQAYDATALTATGIMVGSPGFMSPEHIDGGRSVTSASDVFCLGAVLCFAATGHGPFEDSELAAMVHRIVQGEAELSHVPTELRDVVADCLRQEPGRRPTTDDLIRTLDPDAASARPGAVRAPRREPFPWPDGVRGAIRAYETAVGRALLAPPAPRKALVGTPPGPGAPPPVPPQSSAPTPKRAGSRLRRSLGAGAALLVGTLTVVLLNLPGDEKGPGGGAASSGNPGGSPESTKSPGPATVRTAPVAVDATGDFGPDALDRTLQPEGWQPWITSVEGRGGASDCSLSGTVLVCVRWDRDRRRGHLEARNAADGTPAWRYPAGSGGEDLTSLPYAELDTRHVYTTSTDGTGVDVLDLGDGKRVARLPGRTGYLSAAARVHQGQLFVSYVAEGGPAEAGDVFLRAYSVKDREKQWERAMPSAQAQSLDIAGDRLWVTGGDTRTLDPKTGEDLDRVSDHCPRPRRGDPYVACLDAVRETRTLRKVSDTRVDMLHGARHEKVVFVRGRGTAKGSAYLSALDPRTWREQWSLPWNGEDSVIVAGDRVLVIGAGELRGFDLEQGTAVASRSTLRGWPREGEAVDAPSMRPSSVLVSGGSFYLTFEDGTLLSAPVP; from the coding sequence GTGTTGCGTCCGCTCGACGCCGATGCCCCTGACCACGTGGGCCCGTACCGGCTGCTCGCCGGCCTCGGCTCCGGAGGCATGGGTACGGTCCACCTCGCCCTGCCACCGGACGGCGGCCCCGACGACCTCGTCGCACTGAAGACCGTCCGCCGCGACCTGGACCTCGAGGGCGACTTCCGGATCCGGTTCCGACGCGAGGCGGAGGCGGCGCGCGCCGTACGCGGCCCGTACGTCTCCGCGCTCGTCGGCGCCGAACCGGAAGCCGAACGACCCTGGCTGGCCACCCAGTACGTCGCCGGGCCCTCGCTCGCCGACGCGGTGGCCCGGCACGGCCCGCTGCCCGTCGACGCGGTGCGCCGACTCGGTGCGGACCTCGCGCGGGGCCTGGCCGCCGTGCACGGGGCGCGACTGGTGCACCGGGACCTGAAACCTGCCAACGTCGTCCTCGGCGCCTCGGGCCCACGGCTCATCGACTTCGGCATCGCCCAGGCCTACGACGCGACGGCGCTCACCGCGACCGGCATCATGGTCGGCTCGCCGGGCTTCATGTCCCCCGAGCACATCGACGGCGGCCGTTCGGTGACCTCCGCGTCGGATGTGTTCTGTCTCGGTGCCGTCCTCTGCTTCGCCGCCACGGGGCACGGGCCGTTCGAGGACAGTGAACTCGCCGCGATGGTGCACCGCATCGTGCAGGGAGAAGCTGAACTCTCCCATGTTCCGACGGAGTTGCGGGATGTCGTGGCCGACTGTCTGCGACAGGAACCCGGCCGCCGCCCGACGACGGACGACCTGATCCGCACCCTGGACCCGGACGCCGCCTCGGCCCGCCCGGGAGCCGTGCGGGCCCCCCGCCGGGAGCCCTTCCCCTGGCCGGACGGTGTGCGCGGCGCGATCCGCGCGTACGAGACGGCCGTTGGCCGAGCGCTCCTCGCACCCCCGGCCCCCCGGAAGGCACTCGTCGGTACGCCGCCGGGCCCCGGCGCGCCACCCCCGGTTCCCCCGCAGTCCTCGGCGCCGACCCCGAAACGGGCGGGAAGCCGGTTGCGCCGGTCCCTCGGTGCCGGTGCCGCTCTCCTCGTCGGCACGCTCACGGTCGTCCTGCTGAACCTGCCGGGCGACGAGAAGGGCCCGGGCGGGGGTGCGGCGTCCTCGGGGAACCCGGGCGGGTCCCCGGAGAGCACGAAGAGCCCCGGCCCCGCCACCGTCCGCACCGCCCCCGTGGCCGTCGACGCGACGGGTGACTTCGGACCGGACGCGCTGGACCGCACGCTGCAGCCCGAAGGCTGGCAGCCGTGGATCACGTCCGTCGAAGGAAGAGGCGGCGCGTCGGACTGTTCGCTCAGCGGCACCGTGCTCGTCTGCGTCCGGTGGGACCGGGACAGGAGGCGAGGCCACCTGGAGGCGAGGAACGCGGCCGACGGCACACCCGCGTGGCGCTACCCCGCCGGCAGCGGCGGAGAGGACCTCACCTCACTGCCCTACGCCGAACTGGACACCAGGCACGTCTACACCACCTCGACCGACGGCACCGGTGTCGACGTGCTCGATCTCGGCGATGGAAAGCGGGTGGCGAGGCTGCCGGGCCGCACGGGGTACCTGTCGGCCGCCGCCCGGGTCCACCAAGGACAGCTCTTCGTCTCCTACGTCGCGGAGGGCGGGCCGGCCGAGGCCGGGGACGTGTTCCTCCGCGCGTACTCCGTCAAGGACCGCGAGAAGCAGTGGGAACGCGCGATGCCCTCCGCGCAGGCCCAGTCGTTGGACATCGCGGGCGACCGTCTCTGGGTGACCGGCGGGGACACCCGCACCCTGGACCCGAAGACCGGCGAGGACCTGGACAGGGTCTCCGACCACTGTCCCCGTCCGAGGCGGGGGGACCCGTACGTCGCCTGTCTGGACGCGGTGCGGGAGACCCGAACGCTCAGGAAGGTCAGCGACACACGTGTCGACATGCTGCACGGCGCGCGGCACGAGAAGGTGGTGTTCGTACGAGGCAGGGGTACGGCGAAGGGCTCCGCGTACCTCAGCGCGCTCGACCCGCGGACCTGGCGCGAGCAGTGGTCGCTGCCCTGGAACGGCGAGGACTCCGTCATCGTGGCCGGTGACCGGGTCCTGGTGATCGGGGCCGGCGAGCTGCGGGGATTCGACCTGGAGCAGGGCACGGCCGTGGCGAGCCGGTCCACGCTCCGCGGCTGGCCCCGGGAGGGAGAGGCCGTCGACGCTCCCTCGATGCGGCCGTCCAGCGTCCTGGTGTCCGGCGGCTCCTTCTACCTGACCTTCGAGGACGGCACCCTTCTGTCCGCCCCCGTTCCCTGA
- the cobF gene encoding precorrin-6A synthase (deacetylating): MSDAPRHLLVIGMGAGDPDHLTLAAVKAMRRADVFFVVGKGKEKESLTRLRRDILDEHLTGPYRVVEAEDPWRDRTQQDGGRYTSAVRDWRHRRAHICERLIIEELAPGQCGAFLVWGDPSLYDSTLAILDDIRGRGTVEFGHEVIPGISSVSALAARHGVTLNRVGRPIHITPGRRLAQGFPEDDGDIVVMLDGHESFTHLTGRGLWIHWGAYIGTPDEILVSGPLDEVAGRIRRLRAEARERHGWIMDTYLLRRPPGTGGD, translated from the coding sequence ATGAGCGACGCACCCCGCCACCTCCTCGTCATCGGCATGGGCGCCGGCGACCCCGACCACCTGACCCTCGCCGCGGTGAAGGCCATGCGCCGGGCCGACGTCTTCTTCGTGGTCGGCAAAGGCAAGGAGAAGGAGTCCCTCACCCGGCTGCGGCGGGACATCCTCGACGAACACCTCACCGGCCCCTACCGCGTCGTCGAGGCCGAGGACCCGTGGCGGGACCGCACCCAGCAGGACGGCGGGCGCTACACCTCGGCGGTGCGCGACTGGCGTCACCGCCGCGCCCACATCTGCGAACGCCTGATCATCGAGGAACTCGCGCCGGGACAGTGCGGAGCCTTCCTGGTGTGGGGCGACCCGTCCCTGTACGACAGCACCCTCGCGATCCTCGACGACATCCGGGGCCGGGGCACGGTGGAATTCGGCCATGAGGTGATCCCCGGCATCAGCAGCGTCTCCGCCCTCGCCGCACGCCACGGCGTCACCCTGAACCGGGTCGGCCGCCCCATCCACATCACCCCCGGCAGGCGTCTCGCCCAGGGCTTTCCCGAGGACGACGGCGACATCGTCGTGATGCTCGACGGCCACGAGAGCTTCACCCACCTGACGGGCAGGGGCCTGTGGATCCACTGGGGCGCGTACATCGGCACCCCCGACGAGATCCTGGTCTCCGGCCCGCTCGACGAGGTCGCCGGCCGGATCAGGCGGCTGCGCGCGGAGGCCCGCGAACGGCACGGCTGGATCATGGACACCTATCTGCTGCGCCGACCGCCCGGCACGGGCGGCGACTGA